The genomic region GCAAGTTTCAAGTTCTGCAAATGAAGCCAATCCGAACCATCGGATAACTAGTAACAAGGTTTCTCAGCCAGAACTCAACAATCCAAGTACAGAAAACAGAGGCGCCATTCATATGCAAATGTCCAGTTTAATTGTATCTAGGGATGCCGAATGTGCTAGTAGTGTCCTTACGGAGGAGCAGGACCCACATTCCGAAGTAATGGACATGGATCAATTAGAAGCAGAACTCGAGTCTGAATTGCAAAAACTTCCATGGTGCGCTACGGATACTCCTTGCCATGAGGGATTGAGTAATCTGGGTCAGGTCAGTCTTTAAAGGTcattatattttctttgaatAGGTTGATTTACCTTACAAAGATGTGCCTTTATGCTGGTGCTATAATCTACAGCTGATAATCAAGTGTAGAATATACAATTTAGTAgtgttttgaaaatgtttggAAGCCAGTTTTGCGTTCTTAGTTAAATATCATGGATGCTGAACCAACAACTTTGTCCTAGTTATTTACCAAGGACAAAAGAACTACATACCTGTTGGATCGCACTATCTCCAAAACTAATCGCCGCTCAGAGTTCAAGTTACAAACTCCATAAATGGCTTGATCATTTCGAGATATACggattgtaatttttttttttttttgggtcgacCAATGAACAGGCAAATGCCACTGTAAATGCGTAAATGGGGAACTTCACGTTCAAACTCTCCATATTATGATTAGATTATTTTGAGATATGAGGATTGTaattttgttcgttttgttggTCGACAAATGAAATGGCAAATGCTATTGTAATGCCTAAATGATGAAATTCACGTTATGATGGCCTAACTATTTTTCCCTTCTAATACCATTCAGGACATTGTCTCTGAGGTTACAGCTCAAGGGTTTCATGACCTAGAGGGACAGTGTCTCATTACTCAGGAGTTCCATGGTGTATTGCCAGCTCAACTAGATCAGAAACTATGCCATGTGCTCATTGAACAGCAGGAAAGCCAAATTGTGGAGCTGGAATCTAAACTGCATTCAGCCCGATCAAAACTCCAACACAAAGAAACTGAACTGGAAACATTGAAGGACTATGTTAGACGTTTAACTGAGTTATCGGTTGGAAATGTCTCAGGCAAGACTTCATAATCACCTTTTAAGACCTCTCTCATTTTCGTTAGTTAAATTTTCTTGCTCTATTTGGTTCCACAGCACTCTAACGCAACATTGTTTCCCAGATGACGAAAACGAAAAAAAGCATTGGACAAGAGCAGACCACCAATTGGAATCACAACATGGAGGGATGTGAGTCAACAAAACCAACGGTTGGGATGAAAAGACCTATTGATTCCGAATCTTGAAGTTGCCATGCATGATGAAATTGTTTCGTAATAGGACTTAACATCCCGTTGTAGGTAAGTATATTGTCGcatagtgtcacatcccggcccggggtccaccacattctgggcccgttccaccaccgtagcacgatattgtccgctttgggccccgactacaccctcacggttttgtttctaggaactcacatgagaacttctcagtgggtcacccatcattaGATTGCTTTCGCgagctactcgcttaacttcaaagtacctatggaactcaaagccagtgagctcccaaaaggccttgtgctaggtagggatgagaatatacatataaggatcactctcctgggcgatgtgggatcttacaatttacctctcttaggggcccgacgtccttgtcgacACACTACGGCCAgggttaagctctgataccaaattgtcacatcccggcccgggatccaccacatcccgggcccgctccatcaccgtagcacgatgttgtccattttgggctcttaccacgccctcatggttttgtttctgagaactcacacgagaacttcctaatggATCACCCGTCATGAGAGTGATCTCGcattactcgcttaacttcggagttcccatggaacccgaagccagtgagctcccaaaaggtcttgtgctaggtagagatgagaatatacatataagaatcactccTCTAgacaatgtgggatcttacacatAAGAGCATGAATTTAGTAATTCACTAATTGTTATCATCACGAGTGAGCCCTTGCGATCTAAATCATAGCAACCCTACATTTCTTGTGCTGTATATCATGGCAATAGTTATTAGTACAGCTTGTGACACCCTACATTTCCTGTGTTAATAGTCTGAAAACTATGCAGTTGCTTTTCTTGCATTCTGCAGGCACAGGTATTATCAAATTTTCATATGCTTATATATTTACCAAGTGATTCCTAAAATTGCCAGTTGACTTTCTTGCCATGCATGTTTCTGAAACCCAGGTtgactttttgttttcttgttgggGCAAGGCCATGTAATTTGCTGATCTAGCAGCCCCCAGTCACATGTGAAATTACTATATTGCACCTGGGAACTGTGTAAGTTGGTACGAACTAGGTAGGGCAGAGATGGGAAAGTAAAAAGTGTAGTGTGAGAGTATTGAAAACtctagtggtggtggtggttgcagAGAGAATTGATAGGAAAGTAGTGGAGCCATTCAGTGGCGTGTTGGGAGAATTTTCCTTGCCTTTGCCTTTCCCTTTCATATCAAGGATGATTTATTTTGTGTGCGTTTCAGAGTCTCTCGCTAAAAAAGTAGTGTGGGGTGGTCGCGTTTGACACAATAATTACAATAAGTTTATGAAGGAGAACAACTTACATCAAACAGGTTCATTGTTATGTGACGTCTTTGTCCAATAATATATTGTCATGTGGAGAAAAATTTACACATGACAATACATCATTGGACAAGAGACGCCACATGGCAGGGAACTCATTTCATGTAAGTCATTCTTTCTATGAATAAGAGAAATCTTATGCAATTGGGATCTTAAGATGATGGTATTTCAAGTTTATCGTGTGTTGCTAGTCTGCCAAGTGTTTTAACTAACTCACATAACATTGAGGGATTGGTTTGAAATGTTGGCGTCGCAGTTGCATGTATAGATTGATATAGATACAATTTTGGCCTAATtggatttcttttctttgtttcaaaAGTGTTTGAGGGAAGGAATTTAGAGGTACTTTTCAATTAGATCATTTCGAATGAGCAATTTTCTTGTGTTATTAATCTAAATTACGAAAGTACAAACTATAAAGGATGTGGAAAGGTTAAATTGCACAAATCCACCACATGGTTTTGTCGTAGATCAATATTACTTACACATGTGGTGACCCTTTGTGGTTAAGCTCGTTGTCAATCTCAATCTACTTCAAGCTTCACATCTAAATTCTCTCTAATTCAGACAAATGTGCGCATTATTTACACAGATAAAAAGATTCTAATGACACTTTCTTCGCTAATAACACGGAAATGGATAAATGGTCACCTAAAATGAAGTACGAATACTTCGAAACACCATATAATTTGAACTGAGAGTTGGATTCAACTTGATATTGGTTGAGCTTTAACTGTAAAGATTTCTGCCTTGAAAAGTAGGCATA from Pyrus communis chromosome 9, drPyrComm1.1, whole genome shotgun sequence harbors:
- the LOC137744362 gene encoding protein POLAR-like 1, translated to MKTGSTGSKKKKGVDAEAERSNGVEQRRTARRGVGVCLKKRKTRKSVAAAKCGSSSSKDKLIVHVSVGYILQAGCAQHYSTLFSWGLNVGIMYVMSTGKAEINKLNTAMEETTRIVQELQFQLHKRKSPHTLQVSSSANEANPNHRITSNKVSQPELNNPSTENRGAIHMQMSSLIVSRDAECASSVLTEEQDPHSEVMDMDQLEAELESELQKLPWCATDTPCHEGLSNLGQDIVSEVTAQGFHDLEGQCLITQEFHGVLPAQLDQKLCHVLIEQQESQIVELESKLHSARSKLQHKETELETLKDYVRRLTELSVGNVSGKTS